The Coffea arabica cultivar ET-39 chromosome 9e, Coffea Arabica ET-39 HiFi, whole genome shotgun sequence genome has a window encoding:
- the LOC113710701 gene encoding probable purine permease 4 — MAFSLPSSQPQLSPPQPPPPQPLLPEPTITITTTITPTPLNQEAQEDKTEFMHKSTNNRRYIQLLAINYFCLFVGSVSSALLSKFYFNHKGGSRWVSTWVQSAGFPLLLLPIYLPYYLFKCTDRRPFSRFTPKLLSLSVIIGFLLGINNLLFSWGNSYLPVSTSSLLLSSQLAFTLILAVIIVKQKITFCNLNCVVLLTLSSVLLALGSKHDKAQGLTKAKYFIGFFSTIGAGLLFALYLPVMEKIYRQVYCYAMVMEMQMIMEIAATALATIGMAADGGFSEMKNESFKVFDLGPRAYWLTVSFNIVTWQLCFMGTAGMVFLTTSLTGGICMTALLSMNVLGGVLVYRDQFSGMKAVSTLMCVWAFSSYVYGMYMKMEEEKERVRENEKICGHHHHRHHHDHNDDNHHQGFLEMAEIVSQGG, encoded by the coding sequence ATGGCCTTTTCACTCCCATCATCACAGCCACAGCTATCACCACCGCAGCCACCGCCACCACAACCACTACTACCAGAACCAACCATCACCATCACCACCACAATCACCCCCACCCCACTGAATCAagaagcacaagaagacaaaacCGAATTCATGCACAAAAGCACAAACAACAGACGTTACATACAGCTGCTAGCCATCAACTACTTCTGTCTCTTTGTTGGCTCCGTTTCATCAGCACTCCTCTCCAAATTCTACTTCAACCACAAGGGCGGAAGCCGGTGGGTTTCCACATGGGTTCAGTCCGCCGGCTTTCCGCTGCTCCTCCTCCCCATTTACCTCCCCTATTACCTCTTCAAATGCACGGACAGACGGCCCTTTTCCCGGTTCACGCCGAAACTTTTGTCACTGTCCGTAATCATTGGATTTCTGTTGGGCATCAACAACTTACTTTTCTCGTGGGGAAATTCATATCTACCCGTCTCAACCTCTTCCTTGCTTCTCTCCTCCCAGCTTGCCTTCACTCTCATTCTCGCCGTAATCATCGTAAAACAGAAGATCACCTTCTGTAACCTTAACTGCGTCGTCCTTTTAACTCTGAGTTCAGTTCTGTTAGCCCTCGGATCAAAGCATGACAAAGCACAAGGTTTAACCAAAGCAAAATATTTCATAGGGTTCTTTTCAACCATCGGGGCCGGGCTATTATTCGCTCTTTATTTACCAGTAATGGAGAAAATTTATCGACAAGTTTACTGCTACGCTATGGTGATGGAAATGCAAATGATTATGGAAATCGCGGCGACGGCTCTGGCAACGATAGGGATGGCGGCTGATGGGGGATTTTCCGAAATGAAAAATGAGAGTTTTAAGGTTTTTGATCTGGGGCCGAGAGCTTACTGGCTGACGGTGTCTTTTAACATTGTAACGTGGCAGTTGTGTTTCATGGGGACGGCGGGGATGGTGTTCTTGACAACGTCGTTGACAGGGGGGATTTGCATGACGGCCCTTTTGTCCATGAATGTTTTGGGGGGTGTTTTGGTGTACCGGGATCAGTTTAGTGGGATGAAAGCTGTGTCTACATTGATGTGTGTTTGGGCGTTTTCATCCTATGTGTACGGGATGTATATGAAGATGGAGGAAGAGAAGGAAAGGGTGAGAGAGAATGAGAAGATTTGtggtcatcatcatcatcgtcaTCATCATGATCATAATGATGATAATCATCATCAAGGGTTCTTGGAGATGGCTGAGATTGTTTCGCAGGGCGGCTGA